A genome region from Solanum pennellii chromosome 12, SPENNV200 includes the following:
- the LOC107006144 gene encoding uncharacterized protein LOC107006144, whose amino-acid sequence MTEQEILAVVFVFNKFCSYLLGTRVIVHTDHFALRLEDEAMQELDERAEIDDTFHDEHVLADSHDFVPWFANFANYLSSDIVPSYLSFRLRMKFMYDVKEFFWCKRDGGILKRQELLLNPNLVIELFDVWIDYMVPFMISHGMKYILVAVDYVSKWVEAIALANNEGKSVTAFLKKNIFSRFGTLTAIISDGYSYFSNKFFKGLFERYGVRHNVATPYHPQTSGQVEVSNREIKKILAKMRLNGLNEIDDFRLNAYENSGIYKEKMKKYHDQQIEKREFSFRDLVLILNSRLLLFPGKLNSKWTGPFFITKVFPQGAFELENKEAAKFTVNGQR is encoded by the exons atGACTGAACAAGAGATTCTTGCGGTGGTATTTGTGTTCAacaaattttgctcctatttgcttggtaCAAGGGTCATAGTGCATACCGACCACTTCGCTCTGAG attggaggatgaagctatgcaaGAATTGGATGAAagggctgaaattgatgataccttccaTGATGAGCATGTTTTGGCTGATTCTCATGATTTTGTTCCATGGTTCGCCaattttgcgaattatctgTCTAGTGATATAGTCCCATCGTACTTATCATTCCGTCTGAGGATGAAGTTCATGTATGATGTAAAAGAGTTCTTTTG GTGCAAAAGAGATGGAGGAATTTTGAAGAGGCAAGAGCTCCTTTTAAATCCTAATCtggtgattgagttatttgatgtatggATTGACTATATGGTCCCTTTTATGatttctcatggaatgaagtatataCTTGTCGCGGTtgactatgtgtcaaaatgggtggaagctatagCGCTTGCtaacaatgaaggaaagagtgtcaccgcgttcttgaaaaagaacattttcTCCAGATTTGGTACATTAacggccattattagtgatggttattcttatttttctaataagttTTTCAAAGGGCTATTTGAGagatatggggttcgccataacgTGGCCACTCCCTATCACCCACAGACTAgcgggcaagttgaggtgtccaatcgagaaataaagaaaattctTGCAAAAATG AGACTTAATGGGTTAAATGAGATTGATGATTTTCGCCTAAACGCGTATGAAAATTCAGGAATatacaaagagaagatgaagaagtaccatgatcAACAGATTGAAAAGCGAGAATTTTCGTTTAGGGACTTGGTTCTTATATTAAACTCTAGGCTACtcttgtttccgggcaaactAAATTCCAAGTGGACGGGACCATTCTTTATCACCAAAGTGTTTCCACAAGGAGCGTTTGAGTTGGAGAATAAGGAGGCTGCAAAGTTCACTGTCAACGGCCAAAGATAA
- the LOC107006145 gene encoding uncharacterized protein LOC107006145 codes for MPGYTKFMKDMVTRKISLTFEDDDRIQHCSDIATRSLLQKKDDPGVFTIPCASINLMPLSIYKKLGLGDPNPTAMWLLMADRTLKKPIRILHHILVKVESFIFLVDFVILYSDVDFVVPIILGRSFHATIHALVDMEKEQMKFMLNNK; via the exons ATGCCTGGTTATACTAAatttatgaaggatatggttACAAGGAAGATATCGTtaacttttgaggatgatgaccgAATACAGCATTGTAGTgatattgctacaaggtctcttttGCAGAAAAAGGATGATCCGGGCgttttcactattccat GTGCAAGCATAAACCTCATGCCTCTTtccatttataagaaattgggtttgggtgacccaaaccCTACTGCAATGTGGTTACTAATGGCTGATCGAACATTGAAGAAGCCCATTAGGATACTCCACCATATACTCGTGAAAGTGGAGTCGTTTATAtttcttgttgattttgtgattctttacTCTGATGTGGACTTTGTGgttcctattattcttgggaggtccTTCCATGCCACTATTcatgccttggttgatatggagaaagagCAGATGAAGTTTATGTTGAATAATAAATGa